In a genomic window of Chrysemys picta bellii isolate R12L10 chromosome 23, ASM1138683v2, whole genome shotgun sequence:
- the TEKT2 gene encoding tektin-2, with translation MATLSVKPGQRFSVPDWHTNANLISTNAERQRSASHQIRQEARTLRNETNNQTQWDEHDNRTRLAERIDSVNRWKETLDKCLTDIDTEIDALAKMKEAAERALQAKNLPLDVAIECLTLRESRRAIDVVKDPVEDELHKEVEVIDGAKRDLQQKVSEAFEQLCLLQEARQQLNFDHRGKMEALEIDRVCSSLNVNSPNISFKVNPTRVPIGSTTPEQWDQYSQYNKDRAEAEMKASTELREAIALTIAQTNNELEAQRVAVEFALRKRIREFEKAYDELKWQEKNTLEEIAEMEEDIRRLEEDLRKKMWDLKLAHTRLETRTYRPNMELCRDQVQYGLTDEVHQLEGTIAALKQKLAQSQDALDALYKHLYRIQTDMSYKANSLMLDNKCMDSRRKLTVPAEKFVPEVDTFNRTTNRTLSPLKSRQLELA, from the exons ATGGCCACGCTGAGCGTGAAGCCAGGACAGAGGTTTTCAGTCCCAGACTGGCACACCAATGCTAACCTCATCTCGACGAACGCTGAGCGTCAGCGGTCTGCTTCCCATCAGATCAGGCAGGAAGCCAGGACTCTCCGGAATGAAACTAACAACCAG ACACAATGGGATGAGCATGACAACAGAACACGACTCGCTGAACGTATCGACAGTGTGAACAGATGGAAGGAGACCTTGGACAAATGCCTCACAGACATAGACACTGAAATTGATGCTTTAGCCAAA ATGAAGGAGGCAGCGGAACGTGCACTGCAGGCCAAGAACTTGCCCTTGGATGTGGCGATTGAGTGCTTGACGCTTCGGGAGAGCCGCCGAGCCATTGATGTGGTGAAGGACCCCGTGGAGGACGAGCTGCACAAGGAGGTGGAGGTGATCGATGGAGCCAAGAGAGATCTGCAGCAGAAAGTGAGCGAGGCCTTCGAGCAGCTCTG CCTCTTGCAGGAAGCACGCCAGCAGCTCAACTTTGATCACCGGGGGAAAATGGAAGCACTGGAGATAGACCGGGTCTGTTCCTCCCTCAACGTCAACTCTCCCAACATCTCGTTCAAGGTCAATCCAACCCGGGTCCCAATTGG ATCAACAACGCCTGAGCAGTGGGACCAGTACAGCCAGTACAACAAAGACCGAGCAGAGGCGGAAATGAAAGCCTCCACTGAGCTGCGGGAAGCCATAGCACTCACCATCGCTCAG ACAAACAACGAGCTGGAAGCTCAGCGGGTGGCCGTGGAGTTCGCCTTGCGGAAGAGGATCCGGGAGTTTGAAAAAGCCTACGACGAGCTGAAATGGCAGGAGAAGAAC ACCTTGGAGGAAATTGCTGAGATGGAAGAGGACATCCGACGCCTCGAGGAAGATCTCAGGAAGAAAATGTGGGATTTAAAACTCGCGCACACTCGCCTGGAGACCCGGACTTACCGCCCCAACATGGAGCTGTGCCGGGATCAG GTGCAGTATGGATTAACTGATGAGGTCCATCAGCTGGAAGGCACCATCGCCGCCCTGAAGCAGAAGCTTGCACAATCACA GGATGCCCTAGACGCTCTCTATAAACACCTGTACCGCATCCAAACTGATATGAGCTACAAAGCTAACTCCCTGATGCTGGATAACAAGTGCATGGACAGCAGGAGAAAACTCACAGTCCCCGCTGAGAAATTTGTGCCAGAGGTTGACACCTTCAACCGAACCACTAACCGTACCCTCTCACCCCTGAAGAgcaggcagctggagctggcTTAA
- the ADPRS gene encoding ADP-ribosylhydrolase ARH3 has translation MAAALAGGSLGRVPARLPPARGRFRGCLAGALLGDCLGAPFEGRDVVALPDLLRYLRGLEPPGRAGGSGEEADGKETLCYTDDTAMARCVVRSLLAKGEFDQVDMARRFAEEHKKEPDRGYGMAVVKVFKKLLSPKCSDVFEPARVQFNGKGSYGNGGAMRVAGVSLIYPEVQDVKKFAKLSAELTHANSLGYNGAILQALAVHLALQGELSRESFLEQLIGHMEDVEADDKSLADARAMGFEELPFSRRLKKIKEFLELSTVPKSDVLLELGNGIAALESVPTAIYSFLRSMKSDPDIPDHYNNLQRVIIYCISLGGDTDTIATMAGAIAGAYYGEEQVPPCWEQSCEAFQETEMLANSLHELYCQRL, from the exons ATGGCGGCGGCGCTGGCGGGCGGGTCGCTGGGCCGGGTCCCTGCGCGGCTCCCGCCGGCCCGGGGCCGGTTCCGGGGCTGCCTGGCCGGGGCGCTGCTCGGGGACTGCCTGGGCGCCCCCTTCGAGGGCAGGGACGTGGTGGCGCTGCCCGACCTGCTGCGCTACCTCCgcgggctggagccgccgggccgggccgggggcagtGGCGAGGAGGCGGATGGCAaag AAACGCTCTGCTACACAGATGACACCGCCATGGCCAGGTGTGTGGTGCGGTCCCTGCTAGCCAAGGGAGAGTTTGATCAAGTTGATATGGCCAGGAG ATTTGCTGAGGAGCACAAGAAGGAGCCGGATCGGGGCTATGGGATGGCAGTCGTCAAAGTGTTCAAGAAACTTCTGAGCCCCAAGTGCAGTGATGTGTTTGAGCCAGCCCGAGTGCAGTTTAATGGGAAAGGCTCCTACGGGAACGGTGGTGCTATGAGGGTAGCAGGCGTTTCGCTGATTTACCCTGAGGTTCAGGATGTGAAGAAG tTTGCGAAGCTCAGTGCTGAGTTGACTCATGCCAACTCACTTGGCTATAACGGAGCCATCCTGCAGGCGCTGGCAGTGCACCTCGCCCTGCAGGGAGAGCTCAGTCGGGAAAGTTTCCTGGAGCAGCTGATCGGCCACATGGAGGATGTGGAGGCAGATGATAAATCTTTGGCTGATGCGCGAGC GATGGGTTTTGAAGAATTACCATTTTCAAGGCGTCTTAAGAAGATCAAGGAATTTTTGGAGCTTAGCACCGTTCCAAAGTCAGATGTATTGCTTGAGTTAG GCAATGGCATTGCTGCTCTGGAGTCTGTCCCCACTGCGATTTACTCCTTCTTGCGCTCCATGAAATCCGATCCAGATATTCCCGATCACTACAACAACCTACAGAGGGTCATCATCTACTGTATCTCGCTGGGTGGAGACACAGATACCATAGCTACCATGGCTGGAGCCATTGCAGGAGCTTATTATGGGGAGGAGCAGGTACCCccatgctgggagcagagctgcgaAGCTTTTCAAGAGACAGAGATGCTGGCAAATAGCTTGCACGAACTCTACTGCCAACGACTTTGA